GTAGTGTTCGACTTTGCTCAGGCTTGTGGGATTTGTACTGGAACTCCTGTCAGGATTAGAGGGGTCACTGTTGGTAATGTCATTCGTGTTAATCCATCCTTGAAGAGTATTGAAGCAGTAGTTAAGGTTTAAACTAAAACCCTTTTTAATCTTTTGTTGATTACATATACAAAAGTGAGGACATTTGCTTATACCTGTGCTTCGCCATTCTGTTTTCAGGTTGAAGATGATAAGATTATCATACCACGTAATTCACTGATTGAGGTGAACCAGTCTGGTCTTCTCATGGAAACTCTAATTGATATTACACCTCGAGATCCCATCCCTATGCCTTCTGCAGGGCCACTTGACCCAGATTGTGTTAAAGAAGGTTTGATTGTATGCGATAGGCAAATCATAAAAGGATATCAGGGGGTAAGTTTGGATGCATTGGTTGGTATATTCACCCGTCTTGGACGTGAAGTTGAAGAGATTGGTGTTGCCAACACATATTCACTGGCTGAGCGAGTTTCATATGCTATTGAAGAGGCAAGGCCACTGCTTATAAAGGTATGATGTCCAGCTACTGTTTTTATCATTTAGCAGCTGTTATCCCTGattttagtttgtttgaatCCGCAGTTTACTGGAAACTGTATTCTCTGCCTTGTGGTGTACGTGATCAGGGTCCTTACTGTTGTTGTGAATGAGTAGCTACTGGTTTGGTGTGGTTAGGTTTTGTGGAGCCAATGCAGATCAGTT
The Diospyros lotus cultivar Yz01 chromosome 12, ASM1463336v1, whole genome shotgun sequence DNA segment above includes these coding regions:
- the LOC127814254 gene encoding protein TRIGALACTOSYLDIACYLGLYCEROL 2, chloroplastic isoform X4 produces the protein MIGNSLVQISTCPTVLSSSLITRKPSSTNFLPCLPPKSQKKLFSVRATPSADTDYTQSPSSSPEERNPFAVILDVPRTIWRQAFRPLSDFGFGRRSIWEGGVGLFLVSGTVLLALSLAWLRGFQLRSKFRKYLVVFDFAQACGICTGTPVRIRGVTVGNVIRVNPSLKSIEAVVKVEDDKIIIPRNSLIEVNQSGLLMETLIDITPRDPIPMPSAGPLDPDCVKEGLIVCDRQIIKGYQGVSLDALVGIFTRLGREVEEIGVANTYSLAERVSYAIEEARPLLIK